In the genome of Deltaproteobacteria bacterium, the window CGACGTTCCTCACCACGTACATCGAGGGCGCGGGCTGCCTGACCTGCGGGATCGGCGGAATTCCCGTGGTCGGCAACACGCCCGCCATGCCTCCGAGCCAGGTTCACGCGTCCATTCAGGAGCTGATCGACCGGGTGGTCGAGAACGGTGGCCACGCGACGATCAATCACCCCGCGGGGGCGTCGAGCGCGTACATGCAGTACAGCGGCTTGGGCTCCGTGGAGATGTTCAACAACTACCACCGCAACGCGGACGACTTCGCGGGAAACGACGCCTACAGCAACCAGATGATGGCCATCTGGGACCACCTGCTCGAGCACAAGTCGCCCCGCATCTGGGGAGTCGCCTCGAACGACTGGTTCTCCGCCTGGACTCCGCTGGGCCAGACCTACTCCCCGACCCAGTTCGGGCCGGTGACGCCGCAGAACCGCGATCGCGGCAAGCTGCAGGTGCTGCTCCCGTCGTACGACCTCGAGTCGTACCGGGCCGCCTTCGAGGCCGGCGCGTTCTTCGCGATCGTCGAGGACAACGCGATCAAGGCCGCGTATCCGATCGTGACCAACGTCGCGGTCGGCTTCGACCGCATCACGATCTCGACCGCGATCGGCACCGAATCGATCCGCTGGATCGGCAATGGCAGCGTGCTCGCCTACACCCCGACGCTCGTCCTCGACGGTCTGCCCGACGGGCTCGTCTACGTGCGGGCCGAGATCAGCGACGGTGAGGGGCGCACCGTGTACACCCAGCCCTTCTCGCTCGGCGATCCCCTGCCCCCGCCTCCGGGCCCGCCGATTCCCGCGATGTCGCGCGGTGCGCTGGCTTGCCTCGCCCTGCTGCTGCTGGCCGCCGTGAGCCTGCGCTCCGCGTGGATCGACCGGAGCGCGTAGTACACTCGCCGCGTGCTCGCGAAGACGCTGCTCCTGCTCGCGCTCGGCTCGCCGGTGCTCGCGGCCGAGGACGCGCTTCCGCCGGTCGGCGCGGCGCCGTGCATCGCCTGCCGCGCCCCGGGCGTCGATCCGGCTGCGCTCTACTCGCCCGAAGAGTGGGGCGCGCTCCGGGACGGAGAGGTACTGCACGAGGACGGCGCCCGAGAGAGCGCTCCGGACGATCTCGAAGGCGCGACGCGTGCCGCGACCCTGATCCGGCGTCCACCCGCGCAGGTCTGGGTCGTGCTCACCGACTTCGAGCGCTGGCCGGAGTTCATGCCGCTGATCGACGAGACGCGCGTAGCGCGGCGAGACGGACCTCGGCTGCGGGTCGAGCAGCGCTACACGATCCTGTTCGTGGCCCTCGCGCACACCACGATCTACGACCTCGCCCCCGGCGAGGGACGGCTCTCCTGGCGGCTCGACGAAGAGGAGCCGCACGACATCGAAGCCAGCCGGGGCGAGTGGGATCTCGTCCCGATCGCCTCCGGCCGCGAGACGCTGGTGCGCTACGACGCGAAGATGAGTGCGGGCCGGGCGGTGCCGGAATTCGTGGAGCGGATGCTCCGGGGCCGCTCGCTCGAGCAGCTCCTCGCGGGCCTTCGCGCCGAGGTCGCGCGCCGCCATCCCGAGGACTGAGTCCGCGCTCCTAGACGACGATCCGGTAGATCACCGTGCCGCGCGCGCAGATCGCCATGTCGTCGCGGCGCGCGATCTCGACGTCGCTCCAGAGCAGCTCGCGGTCGCGGTGCACGCAGCGGCCGAAGGCGACCAGCTCGCCGCGTCCCGAAGGCGCGAGGATCTGCGCTTGGATCGCGGGGGTCGAGGCCTTGTAGCGACCCGCACCGGTCTCGGCCCAGGACGCCATCGCGCCGGTGGTGTCGAGCAGCGCGAGCACTGCTCCCTCGTGGACGGTTCCGTCCTGATCCGCGTTGGTGTCGAGGAAGGGCATGACCAGGCGCGACGTCCCGCCCGTCATGTGCTCGACGCGGATGCCGCGGTTTCCGATGAACGGCACCGCACCGATGTGCGGCCCCATCGACCCGGGCTCGCTGCGGCCGTGATCGCCGGGCGAGCGCGGCAGCGAGGCCTCGGGAGCGCCCAAACGCGCGCGCACCACCGCCGTCACGTGCGCGATCGGCTTTGCGTCCTCGGTCTCGATGTCGACCTCCGCGAAGCAGATCTCCTTGCCGCGCCGCAGCAGGCGGGCGCGCGCAAGGATCGTCTCTCCGATCGCGGCGGCCAGGTAGCTCACCTGCAGCCCGACCGAGTGCCAGGTTCCGGTGTCGGGGCCCAGCGCCGCGCGCGCGAGCGCCTGCGCGCCGATCGCGCCGAGCGACGCCGCGCAGCCCCCGTGCAGCGCCTTGCCGGGGTTCGAGTTCTCGTCCTTGTACGGCAGCCGGAGCAGCAGCGATTCCTCGCCGCGCTTCGCGAGCTCCACGCCCAGGAAGCGCGAGTACGGCGACTCCTCGATCCAGCTCGCGACGAAGTCCATGCGCTAGCCCCGGCCCGGCACGAGACAGGAGTGGATCGACTCCTCGCCCGGGATCTGGCGCGCGAGCATGCGGATTGCGCGCTCCGCGTCGCGAAGCGGGAAGTCGTGAGTGTGCATCTCCGCGATCGGCGTCGCGCGCGACTCGATCATCCGGATCGCGGCGCGGTAGGCCGAAGAAGTCACTCCAATCGCGCCAAACACGCGGATCTCCTTCATCACGATCTTGTCGGAGACGAACTCCGGCACCGGTTTGAACCCCTTCACCCCCGCGAGCACGATGGCGCCGCCGGGAGCGACGTAGTCGAGCGCGGCGGCGACCGGCTCGAGCGCGTACGAGGAGACGTCGACGACCAGATCCGCGCCGCGCCCGTTCGACAGCTCGCGGATCCGGCTTCGCGCGTCCTCCCGCTCGACGTCGATCGCGTGGTCGGCGCCGAACCTCCGCGCGAGCTCGAGTTTGCGCGCGTCGGCTCCGAGCCCCGTGACGATGATCGTGCCCGCGCCCACCGAGCGGCACGCGAGCACGCTCGCGAGCCCGCGCTGTCCCGGCCCGAGGATCACGACCGTGTCGCCCGGCTTCGTCTGCGGAATCTCGACCGCCCAGCGAAATCCCGCCCCGAGCGGGTTGAACATCACCGCAAGCGATGCCGGCAGCGTCTCGTCGACCTTGTGCAGCACGCTGTTCGGGTGCAGCCACATGTACTCGGCGTAGGCGCCGTACAGGCCGGGCGCTTGCGAGAGCGGGATGTAGGAGTAGATCAGCCGCTTCTTTTACAGGTGCGAGCGCCCGGCCAGGCACGGCGCGCAGAAGCGACACGAGATCATGTTCTCGACCGCGACGCGGTCGCCGACGTCTACGCCCCAGCGGCGGGCCGCGCGGTCGCCGATCTTCGCGATCCGCCCGAGCGGCTCGTGGCCCGGGATCACGGGGACCGGCGTCCGAAGCATTCCCTCGAACTGCTCGTAGTCGCTGCCGCAGATCCCGCACGCCTCGACGCGCAGGATGGCGCCGTCGTCGTCGATCTCGGGGATCTCGAGCTCCCGCAGCTCGAGCGCGCGCGGGCCGGTGAGCACCATCGCAGCCGTGCGCCTCGGAACGGTCTCGCTCGCCATCTCGCAGCGGATTATGTGCGAAGATCGCCCGGGCCACAGATCGAGAGGGATTCCGGAATGCGACTCGTGCCGGAGCGCCGCGTCTTCCACACCCGCGCGGGGCTCGCGCTGGTCGCCGACGCGTACGGCGATCCCGGCGCGCGTCCGGTCGTGCTCGCCCACGGAGGCGGGCAGACGCGCCACGCCTGGGGCGGCGCGGCCGCGGCGCTCGCGCGGCGGGGCTGGTACGCGCTCGCGATCGACCTGCGCGGACACGGCGAGAGCCAGTGGTCGCCGGCCGGCGAGTACGACTTCGAGGTCTTCGCAGAAGACCTTGCGGACGTCGCCGCTTCGCTCGATCAGTCGCCGGTGCTCGTCGGCGCGTCTCTGGGCGGGCTCGCCGCGATCCTCGCGCAGGGCGGAGCGGAGCGCGGGCCGTTCTCGGCCGTGGTGCTGGTCGACGTGACTCCGCGCCTCGAGCTCGACGGCGTGGCGCGGATCCGCAGCTTCATGACGGAGCACCTCGAGCGCGGCTTCGCGACGCTCGAGGAGGCAGCCGACGCGGTCGCGGCCTACCAGCCGCAGCGCGTGCGCGAGCGGAACCTGGCGGGGCTGGAGAAGAACCTGCGCCGCGGCGACGACGGCCGCTGGCGCTGGCACTGGGATCCGCGCTTCATGAATCGCGAGTCGCGGCTCTCGCCCGAGGTCACGGGTCTGCGCCTCACCGACGCTGCGCGGAACCTGCGCGTGCCGACCCTGCTCGTGCGCGGGCGGATGAGCGAGCTGGTGAGCGAGGGCAGCGTGCGAGAGTTCCTCGAGCTCGCGCCGCACGCACAGTTCGTCGACGTCTCCGGCGCCGGCCACATGGTCGCCGGCGACCGCAACGACGTGTTCAGCGACGCGGTGATCGGATTCCTGGCCGAGCTAGCGCCGGAACTTCGCGAAGTCGGGTGAGCGCTTCTCGTTGAACGCGACCACGCCCTCGCGCGCCTCGTCGGTCGCGACGAACAGGTCGAGCGAGTCGAAGGCGAGCGCGCCGATGCCCGCGATCGACTCGCTGTCGGCGTTGAAGCTGTGCTTCAACACTCTTAGCGCCGTCGGGCTCTTCGCGAGCATCTCGTCGGCCCAGCGGCGCACCTCGTCGCGAAGCGCCTGCTTCGGCACCACCGCGTTCACCAGCCCCCAGCGCTCCATCGTCGCGGCGTCGTAGAGCCGGCACAGGTACCAGACCTCGCGCGCGCGCTTCTCGCCGAGGATTCGCGCGAGGTACGCGCTGCCGAAGCCCGCGTCGAACGAGCCGACCTTCGGCCCCGACTGGCCGAAGCGCGCATGATCGGCCGCGATCGTCAGATCGCAGAGCACGTGCAGCACGTGCCCGCCGCCGACCGCGGCGCCGTTCACCGCGGCGATCACCGGCTTGGGAATCTCGCGGATCACGCGGTGCAGGGTCTCGACCTCGAAGATGCCGGTCTCCGACGGCCCGTAGTCGCCCGTCTCCTGGCGCTGCTTCTGGTCGCCGCCGGCGCAGAACGCCTGATCTCCGGCGCCGGTGAGCACGACCACCCCGACGGCCGCGTCGGTCCAGGCCGCCTTGAAGCAGCGGATCAGCTCGTCGACGGTGCGCGCGCGAAAGGCGTTGAAGCGCTTGGGCCGGTCGATCGTGATCCACGCCACGCCGCGCTCGATCTCGTAGCGGACATCCTCGAGCTCCGTGAGTTCCATCCGTCTGCTCCTCGCCGCGCGGTAGACTCGCGCCCCATGCCAGACCCGAACGACTCCTCCGCAACGTCGCCGCTCGCCGGCCTGATCGTCGTCGATCTTACACGCGTTCTCGCCGGACCCGTGTGCGGGCGGATCCTGGCCGACCTGGGCGCGGACGTGATCAAGATCGAGCCGCCCGACGGCGATCTCTCGCGCGAGATCGCTCCCAAGCGCGACCGCGGGAACTCCGGCCTGTACACGCTGGCCAACGCGGGAAAGCGCAACGTCTCGATTGATCTCGCCCGTCCGGGCGCGCGCGAGCTCGTGCTCGCGCTGTACGCGCGCGCGGACGTCGTGCTCGAGAACTTCCGCCCCGGCGTCGCCGACCGGCTCGGGGTCGGCTGGGCGGCGCTCCGCGAGGCGAACCCGCGCGCGATCTACTGCGCGCTCTCGGGCTTCGGCTCCGCCTCCGCGTACCGCGACAAGGGCGCCTTCGCCCCGATGATGCACGCGGTCACCGGCGTGCTCGAGTGGGAAGCGCGCTGCTCGGGCCTTCCGCTCGCGCAGATCGCCGACAACAAGGCCGACATGGCCGCGGGGATGCACGGCGCGATCGCGGTCCTGGCGGCGCTCGTGCGGCGCTTCGCAAGCGGCCGCGGCGAGCGGATCGAGGTGCCGCTCTTCGACGCGCTGCTCGCGACCTACAGCGAGACCGCCTACGCGCTCCTTCCCGAGCCGGAGCCGCGCGAGGAGTCGCGCCTCTTCGACGCGGGCCCCCACGGCTTCGTCGCGATCGCGGGCACGCCGCAGAACGCGTGGATGCGCTTCCGCGAG includes:
- a CDS encoding alpha/beta hydrolase is translated as MRLVPERRVFHTRAGLALVADAYGDPGARPVVLAHGGGQTRHAWGGAAAALARRGWYALAIDLRGHGESQWSPAGEYDFEVFAEDLADVAASLDQSPVLVGASLGGLAAILAQGGAERGPFSAVVLVDVTPRLELDGVARIRSFMTEHLERGFATLEEAADAVAAYQPQRVRERNLAGLEKNLRRGDDGRWRWHWDPRFMNRESRLSPEVTGLRLTDAARNLRVPTLLVRGRMSELVSEGSVREFLELAPHAQFVDVSGAGHMVAGDRNDVFSDAVIGFLAELAPELREVG
- a CDS encoding PaaI family thioesterase, translating into MDFVASWIEESPYSRFLGVELAKRGEESLLLRLPYKDENSNPGKALHGGCAASLGAIGAQALARAALGPDTGTWHSVGLQVSYLAAAIGETILARARLLRRGKEICFAEVDIETEDAKPIAHVTAVVRARLGAPEASLPRSPGDHGRSEPGSMGPHIGAVPFIGNRGIRVEHMTGGTSRLVMPFLDTNADQDGTVHEGAVLALLDTTGAMASWAETGAGRYKASTPAIQAQILAPSGRGELVAFGRCVHRDRELLWSDVEIARRDDMAICARGTVIYRIVV
- a CDS encoding CoA transferase translates to MPDPNDSSATSPLAGLIVVDLTRVLAGPVCGRILADLGADVIKIEPPDGDLSREIAPKRDRGNSGLYTLANAGKRNVSIDLARPGARELVLALYARADVVLENFRPGVADRLGVGWAALREANPRAIYCALSGFGSASAYRDKGAFAPMMHAVTGVLEWEARCSGLPLAQIADNKADMAAGMHGAIAVLAALVRRFASGRGERIEVPLFDALLATYSETAYALLPEPEPREESRLFDAGPHGFVAIAGTPQNAWMRFREHTRAVDPARADADVPTKARLRHAAIEAWMRAQPSPESIEAQLEQAGLSIGRVVTLPEALHGPIASERGLLQEIDDGRGGTREVVRAPYYFDGQTCPVRRPAPSRGQHNAEVLRELLGWDDSRVRELETAGVLVAAPASSR
- a CDS encoding 1,4-dihydroxy-2-naphthoyl-CoA synthase (catalyzes the formation of 1,4-dihydroxy-2-naphthoate from O-succinylbenzoyl-CoA); amino-acid sequence: MELTELEDVRYEIERGVAWITIDRPKRFNAFRARTVDELIRCFKAAWTDAAVGVVVLTGAGDQAFCAGGDQKQRQETGDYGPSETGIFEVETLHRVIREIPKPVIAAVNGAAVGGGHVLHVLCDLTIAADHARFGQSGPKVGSFDAGFGSAYLARILGEKRAREVWYLCRLYDAATMERWGLVNAVVPKQALRDEVRRWADEMLAKSPTALRVLKHSFNADSESIAGIGALAFDSLDLFVATDEAREGVVAFNEKRSPDFAKFRR